A single window of Malus sylvestris chromosome 5, drMalSylv7.2, whole genome shotgun sequence DNA harbors:
- the LOC126621609 gene encoding MADS-box transcription factor 23-like, translating into MGRGKIVIRRIDNPTSRQVTFSKRRNGLLKKAKELSILCDAEVGLIVFSSTGRLYDYASTSMKSIIDRFNKQREEHHQLLNPASELKFWQREVASLRQQLRYLEECHRQLMGEELSGLSAKDLQNLESQLEMSLKGVRTKKNQIFDDEIKELNQKTNFIHQENIELYKKLDLKGKENEELQKKVYEVRDMIGGNKTSQPPYSISNAYDLHAPIHLQLSQPHIQTLPGPPPQNNEVPTKQSN; encoded by the exons ATGGGGAGAGGAAAGATTGTGATTAGAAGGATTGACAATCCGACGAGCAGGCAAGTGACCTTCTCGAAGAGAAGAAATGGGTTGCTTAAGAAGGCTAAGGAGCTATCAATCCTTTGTGATGCTGAGGTTGGATTGATTGTCTTCTCTAGCACCGGCAGGCTTTACGATTATGCTAGCACTAG CATGAAATCAATTATCGATCGTTTCAACAAACAGAGAGAGGAGCACCATCAACTGCTGAATCCTGCTTCAGAACTCAAG TTTTGGCAAAGGGAGGTAGCAAGCTTGAGGCAACAATTGCGGTACTTGGAAGAATGTCACAG GCAGTTAATGGGGGAAGAACTTTCTGGTTTGAGTGCCAAAGATCTACAGAATTTGGAAAGCCAGCTGGAGATGAGTTTGAAAGGTGTCCGGACAAAAAAG AACCAGATATTTGATGATGAAATAAAAGAATTGAACCAGAAG aCAAATTTCATACATCAAGAGAATATAGAACTCTATAAGAAGCTAGACCTCAAAGGTAAAGAGAATGAGGAACTGCAAAAGAAG GTTTATGAAGTAAGGGATATGATTGGAGGAAACAAAACTTCCCAGCCTCCATATAGCATCAGTAATGCATATGATTTGCATGCACCCATCCATCTGCAGCTAAGCCAGCCACATATTCAAACTCTGCCTGGGCCTCCACCTCAGAACAATGAAGTACCAACAAAGCAATCAAATTAG